The following coding sequences are from one Rhineura floridana isolate rRhiFlo1 chromosome 2, rRhiFlo1.hap2, whole genome shotgun sequence window:
- the CSRP3 gene encoding cysteine and glycine-rich protein 3 yields the protein MPNWGGGAKCGACDKTVYHAEEIQCNGRSFHKTCFHCMACRKALDSTTVAAHESEIYCKTCYGRKYGPKGIGYGQGAGCLSTDTGEHLGLDLQHSPKPARPSTPTNPSKFAKKFGDAEKCPRCGKSVYAAEKIMGGGKPWHKTCFRCAFCGKSLESTNVTDKDGEIFCKVCYAKNFGPKGIGFGGLTQVEKME from the exons ATGCCAAACTGGGGAGGTGGAGCCAAATGTGGTGCCTGTGACAAGACCGTCTATCATGCTGAAGAAATCCAGTGCAATGGCAGGAGTTTTCATAAGACGTGCTTCCATTGTA TGGCTTGTCGAAAAGCTCTGGACAGTACGACTGTAGCAGCCCATGAATCTGAAATCTATTGCAAAACCTGTTACGGGAGAAAATATGGTCCCAAAGGGATTGGCTACGGACAAGGCGCAGGCTGCCTCAGTACAGACACTGGAGAGCATCTCGGGCTGGATCTACAGCA CTCACCAAAGCCGGCTCGTCCTTCGACTCCTACCAACCCTTCAAAGTTTGCCAAAAAGTTTGGTGATGCAGAAAAATGCCCTCGTTGTGGAAAGTCGGTATATGCAGCAGAGAAGATAATGGGAGGAGGCAAG CCATGGCACAAGACATGTTTCCGATGTGCTTTTTGTGGAAAGAGTCTAGAGTCTACAAATGTTACAGATAAAGATGGAGAAATTTTCTGTAAAG TTTGCTATGCAAAGAATTTTGGTCCGAAAGGAATTGGATTTGGTGGCCTCACTCAAGTTGAAAAGATGGAGTAA